The genomic region aaaactatagtACAAGTGTACTAACATTGCCATCTACAATTTCATCCAAGCATACAAAAATATCAATgatgttttatattattttttagatAATATTTACTCTCGCCAATAGTATTCCTATAATACATTATAAATTCATTATAGCATGTTTTGTACTTCATAAAATCTTTATGTGATAAAAAGAGCATTAACCAACTTAGTGTCAACTATATTAACCCTATTCTTTCAAATCATGTCTTGTATACCCATGAGTGATATTGTCATTTATGATGAATCACTTCTTTATGAAGACTTCCATTTTGTCAATAAAGTCATCTAAAGGTCAAATTTCAAACCCCTTGGATCTCTACTAGGATATCGAGTCCCTCTCCTTTTCTATTCTTAACCTTGCATGACTATATTTTTTTCATTGATGATGCCAATTCAATTAATGATGAGACCCACCTATATTAAATAACAATCAACTTCTACATCCCTCATCTCATGATATACCTTTTTTCTCATCCATCACCTAATTCCCTTTGATCTACTATTTCAAATGACAATCTTGAACATGATAGAATCATTGACCATCTTATCAAAATAGTATTGATTATCTTTCTTCAATGTCGTATATTGAGCATTCTTTGCACAATTCCTTATCCCCTATTTATTCACACATGCTTGATCAACATTAGCTAGGAATGAGCCCCTCCCAATATATTCCATCACCTTCTTTACCTACTAGTCTTTATACATTGGTCTCTCTCCCAAATACATTACTCTACACTTCTTCTAAGCCTTTTTCAAATCAGCAACATTCTCATGTTTCATCCAATGAACAAGTCTACGAACAAGTTGATGACCCTCTTGGCGATTAAAATAATCACTCTTCCTCTTACATCCCATAAAATTTCCAAGTAGTCATTTAGAATATCGTTCTTGCACATACCAAATGCCAAGCACTACAACACATTATTGATGTAGGTGCCATCAATGTTTCTATTCATGATGCACCTTGCAATTCTTCACCAAATGATGACAATGATTTGGTACATTAATTCACATAAACACTCCCTCCTCACTATGGATATAATATTGAATACGATGTTATTCACAAATTTAGTTATCCCATAGGTCCTCCTTCCATAGCCATGGAGTCTCTTACCAATTATGAAAAGTTTCATATTCCTATTCATCTAATAATTGAACAACTTCCCATCTCTTAAAATGAGTTGATATTTTAGTCTTTTGTGAACATTTTTTCTCTAtccttaatatttattattttcacCCCTCAATTTTTAGAGAACCTTTCCCGACAACCTTCTTGTGAGGTGCATTTATCATTGTCCTACTCATCTACAATTTTATGTTATAGTGAACGTTAAAACGTATCATTAAGATTGCCTCTATTATAATATTGAGATTACTCATGTCATATTAACATTACCTCCATCACTTCCATCCAAATAAACAATATTAGGACTACCTCGATATCTTCCTCTCCTTTCACTTATTCTTTTTCATATTCCTTTGGACCTTTCCTCAAATATGTTGCTATCCATTATATATAACTCATTATAAATTAAATGGCAGCTAATTAGTTTTCAAATTAAACAATCCGTCATAAGTCCATTAAAAATCATCCATAAACTttcaaaatctaaaatctaaaacaAAATGTCATATATCTTTCAAAAAAATGGAAATAGAAACTAGTTTTAAAAACGTCATTTATTTTTTTACATGTTTACGCAAAGATGTGAATACACTTGAATTTTTTCTTCCCGGGCTTCGGGAACAAGCAAATGCTTTCCTACTTGTACAGGGGTCAATTGACAATTCAGGCATGGGCTATTCCATGCTTGAGACATCCTTGGAAGCATAAATGCCAAGGAGAGACTGAATATTTTATTTACAAAGAATGGTTGGGATCTACGAATAACAAATCCATTTACTATTCCAACTTTTGGCTTTTCGCAGTGATTTTCTTTATACTTCTTCTAGTCCTGCGATATTGTTGCTTCTTTTCCTGGGCATTTGACGCAGAGATCGTAGAAGAATAGATTGTCTCCTTGTTAATGATTTCACTTGTATCAGAACAAGACCGCGAATGGTTTACTTTGACAGCACCCGGAGATGAAGCAGCATGTAATTTCACTTGGTGCGCGTGACAATGAGAGGACTGAATGTGAATGACATGGTATGGACTAAATCTTGTGTGTCTGAGTTTGGGCATGACGAGATGCAAAATGTGCCGCTCAAAGCTGCCTCTGGTAGCGCCCACGTTGATGTCCTCGGGAATTTTGAAAGGACTTCTTCTCTTAGACATGAGGCGCCACCTCCACTTAAGCATTCCCACCTCTTTGCAATAACTTTCTCCACGTAACATGAGACTCCTCTCCTTATCCATTTCCACCTCTATTTCATCTGTTGTCAAACCTGCACAACATAAACAATATGCCTCTCTTTAATAGTATGCTTCTCAAAAGAATAGAAAGATTCAGAGTAGCAATGTATAATTCATCTACCttgaaggatgagattgagaaagtaGGAGCAGCGAGTCTCTCTCAATCTAACGTCGCCACAAAATCCTTCAAGTCGAGGCCGACCACGTCTACAACTTCTTCTGCGTGCACTTCCCCATGCCAAATTTAACTGCATTGCAGTTTCTAATAGTAAGAAGACAGTCTCAAACAAACACAATAAGAAGGAATTAAGAAATACTTGCAGAAATGATAATGCCTGTAAAATCAATGAAAGAGTTTTGTACAGAGTGAAGCAGATGGAGCGAATAAATATAGCATTCGTTGGTGAGGAGAATTATCCAATGTGTGAGTTGATGTTTTTTCACTTTCCGTCAGACGCAGTCTCTTGTTGCCCAAGTAAAATGGAAACGCCGAAGAATAATGGAATATGGAAATACAGAGATGAAAAGCTACCAAGCGTATAGCCCAAGTAACTCCTCTACCACCCACACGGATAACCTTTTACAATATGTTCCGTTTCAAATCTTTGTGCTTCCATCCAAACTATTTTGAGCAAGCTTTTGCATTTCTTTATTGGAGTTCTTTTAGCCGTTTACTCGATTTTAAAAATTTGTTGTTTTCATAAAGTGACCTTTTGTGGATATGGTTCGCTATATAGTTTTGGGTAAAAGAAAATTCATTCTTATATCTTCATTCCGCTGCTGCATGTATAAACGgagaatacccatttggttctctTTTTGTTGTGCCTTGTTAAAAAGATTTGTAATTTGGTTCTCTTTTTGGTGAGCCCTCTTAAAAAGATTTGCAAGGAAATAAATTATCTTTCTACAAAATGTAGTTTAATTAAGAAGCGAGTAGCAAGTTTCAAGGAATTTGGCAATGAAGATTTTTGTAGGTAGTTGAGTATCTTAAATTGTAAAATGACGAAGTAAACATGTGGTGAATCATACATGATTGTAAAATAATTGATATAAATACTGATTGATTAAGGTCACAATCTAAAATATATATGATGATTTCAAGGAGATTAAGGTCCTAACTATACTATGAAATTATAATGAAATTATTATAGTTTAAAAAATTGAATCAATCCATATAGACTATTTGTCAAAGGGTGAAGAtttgaccaaaaaaaaaaatcattattagaTATAGATTGAATCCATAGATTAAACTTATTTCCACAAGAGCAAAGATTAATTCCATAAATACAAACTGAAACTTGAACAAAGAACGATACAACCAGTCATTTATCAAACTTTACCAATATTAAATCTGATTACAAAATATTAGCTTTGATCAATGATAGTTATATTTTAAGTATGTaccaatatttaattttaaaatatttatatattattactTAATTACCTATTGCTTCCACTAGGCTCTTTCTTTAAAAATTCTTGGAAAGGAAAAAAATACGATACATTATATGACGAGAGATACTTTGACGGTAAGCAAGGTATTCTTTCCTTTTGACGGTAGGGAGAGCAAAAACACGACGTGACTGAGGAAAGACTCGTTGATGTTTATTCTCTCCCTACAACCCCAAAAACAAGTTTGACGGAAAGTGAAAACTTGAATGCCCGAACAGAATCATTTACCCTTCCTAAGGCTAACTACTATATACATAGGTCTCTCCCTCACCACATACTCAATTCAACTCATTTGAACTTCATAGCTTTCAGTTTTACAAACCGTATTCCAAGATAAATCTTTCTGAGTTCCTTTGCGACTCTCTTATAAGCTACCTGCATCGTTGTTTTATCAAAAATGGAGTTAAATTTGGCGGTGAGTAGCGTACGA from Cryptomeria japonica chromosome 3, Sugi_1.0, whole genome shotgun sequence harbors:
- the LOC131078386 gene encoding uncharacterized protein LOC131078386 — its product is MQLNLAWGSARRRSCRRGRPRLEGFCGDVRLRETRCSYFLNLILQGLTTDEIEVEMDKERSLMLRGESYCKEVGMLKWRWRLMSKRRSPFKIPEDINVGATRGSFERHILHLVMPKLRHTRFSPYHVIHIQSSHCHAHQVKLHAASSPGAVKVNHSRSCSDTSEIINKETIYSSTISASNAQEKKQQYRRTRRSIKKITAKSQKLE